In Palaemon carinicauda isolate YSFRI2023 chromosome 1, ASM3689809v2, whole genome shotgun sequence, the genomic stretch AATTTCATAGGCTAGAAAAGACAGGGGCTCTTAATCTTGAATAATATAAGTTGGTATGAGTGGAATTTTCTTAATCAGAAATAATGCAATCAGTGATTTTGAAATTCATTCAgctgttttatttattatataataattgtttatgtacaatataaatgtatattgagATAATTTTAACCTTTTGGCTTATAATACAGTGGGAGATCTTGGTATTACAATTAATCTTTTCCAGTACACCTAGTATCATTAAAGTTATCCATAATCAACCCTCCTCCCCTGTGTTCTTTATGGAATGTTAACTTTCTATACTGTAACGTTGTTTAGCCTTAGAATAAATATTGGATAATTTTACAAATATTACTGTGTATTATTACTATCTTTTAAAACTACtctatattttaagtacagtattgCACTCTCCCTTCAGCTCCATCTGTGGTGCTTTCTGGCTTAACATTCCATTTGCTTCCTTTGGTTTATTTGTACCTGACCGTcgtatatttaacttttatttgaaatatttacctTTACAGTCCTCTCAAAGCACCAGTTATGATCCAGACCCAAGTTATGGGAAAACCAGAGAGAGATTTTCCTGTAGCAGCAGTAAAACACACCCACGAAAAGCCTGTTCCTACGCATGAGACACGCTCTGGTCATGTTACAAAGCCAGCAGTTATTCAGCAACCAAGGAAATAGATTATGGCAGCCTTGTATTTCATTGAAGAACCTGTGGAATTCTGCATTATTGTAAGAAATTTTTTGTGATGTTTGAATGTGTCTTGGATCAGCTGTAATTTTAAGGAATAACTTGGTAAGTAATTGAAGCAATGATGAATTAATTTAGTACACCTACAAATATTACCCCTTATTAAATAAGGAATAGAACAATTTGATCTTAATTATTTAAGGTTTCTGGTTATAATTAAAAGATATGGGGAATACTCTTCTGGATATAGGCAAATGCCATAATATTGTTATAAGCATAAATTTTTGAATTGCGTGTTATGCCAAATTAATTCTTACTAACCATTTGGATCAGAAATTCTTCATGTAAAAGTAATAGATTGCAGGACTTTAGCAGTATAGCTCCTTATTTCCTGAAAGGAATAGGATTGCAAGGATAGCATGATGATGATTGCATATTGCTCGCTCAAATCTTAGGGAGATTACAAGGGCTAAAATCTTTTCTGTTCATCCTTTGTCATTGAAATAAAAATGGGACCTTTTATTTTATCGTATTTACAATGAAATATATCTTTAAACATTATATTTATAACTTTTATAGTGAAGGGAACAGATTGGCTAAGTAAGTCATACTTATTTACACTGGGAGTTGAGTAAGTTTTTCGTAATTATTGAACATTTTATAACAAAGAGAAAGGATATATAAGGGTTGTGGTAAGGAAGAATTttcaaggtgtgttttgttttgAATAGAAATTGGGAAATTTTGATTAAATGTCCCCTAATGAAAATTGGGTCACCTTCAAGTCTTATGGTTGCCAGGAAGTTCATGTTTTGTTAATGTTTAGAATGTTAACATTAGTGCATTTCCCATTGCCTACCCACTCTGTTTTCTGTAGAAGTTATCTATGTAATAGTAGCAAAGTTATTTTTGTTACCTAGTAAAGTGGCCTTTAGATGATACTTGttaaaagataagaaattaaattaaaatatatagtgTTTGGTTATAACATGTACAAGATAAAGTCACAGCTGTTAAATCATATGACAGAAGATTAGTGTTTGCTATAGATATACAAAGTGGAATACATTTAGTTTCAAATACTATATTTCTTTGCCTTTTTCACATGCCTTAAAAACACTCAAAGTTAAAATCAATTCTTTCACTATCAATGTCACTATGTAAGTGAGACAATTTATAATTCTTTAGAATactttaaaaagttaaaatttaatGCTTTCACTACCAGTGTCTAGATGAGAAAATTTGACGTCCTTTTGAACAGCTTAAAACTTAAAATTTGTTCTATTCTTTGAAGTACACACTGTAACATATTTACTGGCAGATACAATTGTTTAATGGCATAATATCTAAGTTTGAGGTGAAGAAAATAAGAAGCTTGACAATTATTTAGTTATGAAATGGACATCAGAGTACAAACCTCCTTAAACTACATGTAATACCAGTTATGAAAACCATAGTCTAGCAATATGCAAGTCTTTCAAAAAAATATGTGGTGCAGATTCTAGATTTGGTGCATGTATCAAACATGAAAGTTTTAAAGGCCTCATTGTTAATGGATACTTAAGGAAGTGTTTCAGGTATTAATGATTTAagtgaagtttctttttttctgcatATGTGATGAATTAGAAGTAGAACTTGTACTTTTATACTGGAAAAAGTTTTTTTGTGATTAAAAATCAGGTTATCAAATAGAACTTCTGCAGGTGTTTCGGCCATGAATAGGTGCTCATCTGTGAAAATAATATTGTAAGGTGAGTAAATACTATGAAAATTAAATGTATGCAGGTACTGAAAGTACATGAATATTAAGAATATATCGTCTTTCACAGGGCACAAAAAATGGTATCTCATTGTTGgtcaaatagatataaactattttATCTTGTGAGCTTAAGTTTTGTAGGTACTATAGTGTTGAGAAAATGTGCAAAGCAGATTTTTTATacatttgtcagttttttttttttcccagtaaaTGAGAAAAGTATTTCTTGGTTCAAGTTCCTTTTAACATTTCCTGAAATATACATATTCCTTTTGTAGCCTAATCTTTTGAATTACAGTaagagtaataaaatagaaatcatTTGTTGTGTAAGTAGCAAGTTATATAACACCTACATATGTCCCCAGATGAATTTTTGGACTAAGGAAAGATATTTCCACATTTATACCATACAGCGCAGTACATAGTAGCTTAATAGTTGTTAAGAGTAAGTGTAATAACAATTATACAATGTTGCTGCCCTTCTGATTAGCAAAAATGATGCCATTAACAAAAGTGCTCCACAATTTTGAAGTACTACAGGTAATTTAGAGGGTATAACAGTTTTATGCAGCATACAATGTATAAGGTTTATGTTACTCTTTATGGTTTTACTGATTTTTGTTTAATATGCAAGTCTGCTTGGTAGAAGTTGTTTGTTTCTTTAAGAGGACCAAATTGGTAGTATTTTTCAGTTATGGCATTCCAGTTATTTTACAAATGGGATCATAAATACATTTCTACATATAGCTTCATTTAAGCTTTGTTGGATTTCCATATAATTATGTAGTAAGGTTGTGGGTATCATTTTAAATAagtgaaaacaaaaattatattttattggtCAATTTGAAACTTACAGTAAGCATGGATACTTCAGAagtaaattaggtgaatttgtttcTTTTCAGTGCTCTGCTACTCTTAATTATAATGGTTTGTATTGATTTTTGATTATGTTTTTTGCATTCATGATTCAGgatcaaaactttattttttcccCTTAAATGGCAGCAGTACTTAGTGAAGAAGCCTATTATAATTTTAGCTTACCTAAATGTTTACTAAATAGTAATATTTTGAAAGTGCAATTTGCCTAGTCTGGCTTTTATCATTAGCTAGTCATTTGCTTTTGTTTGGCTGATTGCACCCAAGGATGCCAATATTGTTGCGAGTTTAAAGCATCCAGTAGTAGACCATTCTGGGACATTATTTCCTGTAATTTATCTTTCTAGGGAATAATTTTAATCTTACATTCATTTGTTTTCATAAAATTGCCAATATACAGTATTGTTATAAAGGAACTAAAATGATGGTTGTggtatttaattatattttgtattatatgtCAGTTTTTCTTGAAGAATTTTAGTTCTTTTGAAATGGGCTATAGATGTCTGGTATTAGAGCTGTGTGatgagtttatattaaaaaactgtTAACTGGAAATTGCTTTATTAAAATGCTTTAAAatgtgcagtattttttttttcaacataatgtGTTGAATATGATAACAAAACCAATTTTGGTTTGGGAAGGAAGAAActatatttgttccaacatggagtacttacctcgaactactttcttaggagtatctgggattctcctcccaaccgaccagaattttgtgtagtttccccatctccgttttctatagtgggtccctctgtggcggatggatactcccCCTGAGGCGACCTGGGTCAGCGTGCTAGAGCTCTattaggtctcggtcaccagtaagcttcTGGTCACGGCGTAGTTCACATCTCGCCGTGCTCTCATCCCGTGCAACCCTTTGTGTCCCGACATTGTTACCGCGTGTTTACCGATTCCCTTGTATCCTTTCATCCACCTCTTTCCCCTGTGTTCTTGTGTTTCTGGGTGCTTTGGTGTTCTAGTATAGATCCCCAacatcgttgccctgggcctaagaccggtaaatcgtgtggtgcgttCCTGTCAAAACCGGAGGTTGACCCACATACCCTGTGTACTTCGTGCAGGGGTAGCGTGTGTTCCGCGTCCGCCACATGTCCGGAGTGCAGGTCCTGGCCGAAAATCCAGTGGGCCTTGTACGAGACGAAGAAGAAGGTGTCTAAGAGATCTCCTAAGAAGGTGGGCGCATCTTCGCCCTTGACTTCGCCCACAGCTCCATCGGAGAGAGGTTCCCCTACAccatcccctacccagagtaagggacgaggtaagtccgttgcggggaagtaGCCCATTGCCGCTCCCCACGAGTCTGATGTTTCTGATGTGGGGGATGTTGTTACTTCGCAGGCATTTGGGGGGGGAGTGTGCTCaggagacgaggttctggtgcctgtAGGACCCGTCTCTACTGAAGACCTGGTGTGGGGAAAGACTGGCCCGGCTCCTTCCCCCGCATCATGGCAGTGTATTTCAGGTACTTCAGCGCCCGGGGGAGTAGTAGACAAGGAGAGGCCGCCGACAGGTTCGTCGAACCGCGACTCCATTGTTTGGACGgcgcctaggacgcccttcaggtcgccgatGCGGCAAGAGGAAGAGTTCAACAGCTGGTTCGCGTCCAGGATGGGGCTACGGACTCCCCCGGCGCCGTCGTCGACGCTCCCGCCCAACTTTATGCAGCCGTTCACACCGGTGAAGCAGCACGAGGACCCTACATCAGCATCGGAGGACTCGGTGAGCTCCTCTTCCTCCCCTTCTTAGTCCTCGTCAGACTCTTCCTCTTCAGAAGACTCCAATTCCCGTGAGGCGAGAAAGAAGTGGAAGAGGTCCTGTAGGAGGTGGTCTCGTTCCCGCTCATCCCCGTCCAGGAAACGCTCAAGGACCtccaagaagaagaacaagaaatgGCATTCGTCCAGGGATAAGTGGGAACGTGTGACGATCCCCAGTAGCGAGCTAATCAGGGCAGCCTCCGCTCCAGGCTCATCTGGGTGGCCTGCTAGAGTCGCGACTTCCCCCTTACCACACGTGGCGTCTGCTCGGTCCGCCCGTCGTCCGAAGCCGTCAACACATGTCGACTTCGCCAAGCCTAAGCCCGCGAAGGCACCGGCTCCATCCCCCCAGCGGAGAGAGCCACTCCTTCGGCCCAGTCCCATGGCCCCTATCCCCGGTTCCACGGCAGCTCTATCCAAGCGCCCTGGCCAACCGGTGGATCACCATAGGCCCCTGGCCCCACAGAGCTcctcgggagggggtagacccatgacggctatcTCCGTCTTGGTGAAGCCACCCGTGCTGGAAGTTCCCGCGTCATCGGATCAGCGAGAGAGAGAAGACCTAACCTCCCacgtggctccatccgtgataggCAGTGCACCCGACGCGGAGGATCAATTGGTGGAGGGACTGATGGACGGTGGAGAGTGCTCGGCAGATGATGCCTCCTCCTATAGGAAAGTGCTGGCTCTGATCAGacggcaccacaggctggacgacccGAAACCCTTGACAGAGCAGGCCTGGCTCTCGGGATCTGGGCAGGTTAGTCGACAACCCCGTCCAACAGAAGCCGTCCCTAATCTTTCCGTTGGCCCCAGACGTTAAGTTGGGGATGGACCACGTTGACAGGTACGTCGCGGGTCAAGCAACCTCTctcagggcccaagggtccttcaagctgctGCAGGGGTTAAGAACCTAGAAGCGGTTTTACATACCAGACGGGCGGCGCGCGGGACCCCGCGCAGTCGAAGCGGCGATAGCCACACTTAACCAGGGCagtgcggaagacagggcctcctcCGCCCCAGTGTGCTTTTCCCCAGCGGAGGCAGCGATGATGGAAGACACGGCCCAGGACATAGTGAACGTCACGTCATGGCTGGACTGGCAGGCTTGCACCTTAGTAGGTTTTCAATCCTCCCATGACCTGGCAGTGCCTGAAAACCAAACCTTACTCCAAGAACTAATCCGCTCAGGGGGAAGGCAATGAAATTCCTCACTTTCCAGTCTCTCACACAGACGGCCAACTGGGTCTTACGGAAGAGACACTGTTCTCATTAAGGCAATACATAGGCTACCCGAGAGGGAAGCAAAGTGCCTGAGGAACTCCCTGGTGTGGGGTGACTCcgtcttccccctgaaggcagtggaggaaggtaAGGAGAATCAAGGAGATTCCAGGCCCCCCTGCAACAAGACGTCCAACTCACAGAAGAGTTGCGCCGGACAGTCGCCACTCCTCGGCAGCACAACCCAGATGAGATTCCCCTTCGTCTTCCTGGTGGCATGCCTCGCAGCCCCCCCATAGGGGAAGCACGACTCCgcaggcctcctttaggcctaaCTACTCCAACATCAGGAGAGGACGTTCGAGCTGCGCCTTCAGGAGAAGATAGGGAGAGGGCCCCTACTCCTACCGAAAcctcaagtagggggatgcctcaaacgttcttggcaagcatggcagaTCCATGGTCCGTGGCAGTCCTGAGGGACGGGTACAGTTCCCTTCCTGGTGGACCCCTCGCCTCTAATCCCCGACCAACGTGCAGAGTGGTtagctcccaaggaccccttgaagaaggcGACGTTACAAGAAGTGTCGGCCATGCTCACCAAAGGGGCattagaactatagtccatttcttttagcgatgcatatttgcaccgatttgcggcggtgcccttttagctcggaaaagtttcctgatagcggattggttagaattatcttgtccaaccaatcagtgatccggaaacttttccgagcttaaagggcaccgccgctagtcggtgcaaatatgcaacgctaaaagaaatagactatagtcaaGGACCCCTCCCTGgggttctacaacaggctcttcctggtggagaaggcgacagggggttggaggccggttATAGACCTCTCGTCCCTCAAGTTTATATGCAAAACCAACTTCAAGGTGGACACCCCTTAGTCggtgatggcagccttgagggaaggagacttcatgatgttgCTGGACCTCGAGGACGCAtattttcagatccctgtccacccctccagcaggaagttcctaatgGTGAAATGGGGTTCCTAGTCGTTGCAGTTCAGAACCCTATGCTTCGGGCTgttgacagctcctcaggtcttcgtcttcacgagggtcttcacaacagtgtCGGTCTGGGCTCACGAGCAGGGTATCCGCCTGATctggtacctagacgactggttgttgctttcagcctcagaggaagtactgaaggagcaaggcgtgaaGCTTCTACGGCTCTGCAAGgacttggggatcaccatcaacatggaaaagtcacagttgatcccctccaccaggatgacttacctggggatggtcctggactccaagTTGGGGAGGTCCTTCCCCTCCTCAGAGAGCCTCGAAAACCTGGACCGAGTAATTCTCCCCTTCCTAGCGGGCTTCCcaaggagagccaaagactggcagaggctggtgGGCCACCTGGTATCGTTAGAGAAGTTAGTCCCTCGGGAGAATCGAGCTAAGggcggttcagtggaacctgaaagaactcTGGTCCCCGGGGGAGTCCCCGCACAAGTTAGCCAGTATCCCCGGAGACAAAGGAAACCCTGAagtggtggtccgacagggcgaacaccctcaaaggaatgccgTTCGCGACCGcccctccggagatgttgctcttcacggacgcatcaaaagagGGGTAGGGAGTCCATCTTCTCGACGAAtcagcaagaggaaagtggtcccCCGAGgaaaaaaactttcatataaatGTCCTGGAACTGTTGGCAGTTCAGAGAGCGTGCGTAGAATTCATCCACCTTCTCCGGGGGAACACGTTGGTGCTAATGTGCGACAATGCCACTGTGgtagcctacgtgaaaaagcaaggagggctTAAGTCGAGGGAGCTGTGCGATCTTACGGCAACGATCCTGGAATGGGGGCCGAAAAGGAACACTTCGAGCTcacggccaggttcattccagggaagaggaacgtcctagccgacggcctcagcagggtgggtcAAGTAGTAGGGTTGGAGTGGTCCTTACACCCGGAAGTAGCCCAGACAATTATCCTGAGTGGGGAtggccggtgatggacctcttcgccacaaagctcaacgcccagctccccgtgttctgttctgcagtgccagacccagcagtggcgttcgaggacgccttccaacacactTGGGACGGTCTCGACATTTATGCCTTCCCTCCCATTGGAaccctcagacaggtcctcaaccgAGTCAAGACGTGCGTAGAACCTGCGGATGACtctggtagtgccctggtggccggagagagagtggttcgcggacctaaaggaactaGTGGTCCTTCCACCCTGGCCGCATCCGGACAGATCAGACctcctccgtcagccccacttcaagaactttcacgaaaaccctcagtcCTTCCGCCTACACGCTTGGAGGTTATCGAgcatctcctgaggaaggagggatacTCGTCTAAGACCGCCGCGAGGATGTCAGGATATCTTAGAAGATCCTCAGCCTCGGTTTATCAAGCTAAATGAGCCACATTCACAAAATGGTGCGCCTCCCAGAACCTCAGGCCGTTGGATGCCTCCATTCATAaggtagcggacttcctagttcaCCTGAGAGCCGACCTAGGAGTTtctatcccggccatcaagggGGTCCGAGCCGCATTGGGTCAGGTCTTTCTTCTCAAGGGACTCTTATCTAGGAGCTTCCCGGCAGATCTCGATGCTCATTAGGAGCTTTGAAATATCGTGTTCTCCGCGTTCCTCTAGAGTGCCGCACTGGGACGTTGCAAGAGGCCTTAAGGCCCTTTCTAGACCACCCTTCGAACCCCTCAGAAACATActtgacaaagacctcaccctcaagacagtcttcctcCTCGCCCTGGCCTCGGCTAAACGAGTTAGTGAGCTCCACGGGTTGTCGTACGAGGTTTCGCACTCGAATGGATGGAAAGACTTGAGTGTCAAGTTCTTGCCTGACTTCTCAGCCAAAACGCAGAACCACGCGTcctgggaccctaggtttgagggcTTTTCGGTCCGCGTTCAGACAATCCAGGGGATTTActgctatgcccagtcagggcagtTAGGAAATGCctggaaaggacagccagacttcacCCTAGGATTAAGAGCCTGTTTGTCACCTCGGGCCCGGTAAAGAAGGCAGtgtccaggaacaccatctcattCTGGTTGCATCAAGTCAAATAGAGCCTATGACAGTGACAGATCCTCGGTGCCAGGCAGACCGCGCCCCCTTGATATTAGGTGCACGTCACTAGCCTTCGATaagaacatggcggtgggccagatcctgaaggcgggtacatggtccaggcagtccacgttTATGGCCcattacctgaaggactgtacAATGAAGTCTCTGGACTCCTCCTCCATCGGCccggtcatttccgcgctccaacaggTTTAGGTTGAAGCCCCGGGGAAGCCCGAGGGAAGTAATTCCAAGTGACACAAGTTCCTTCCTTACTATTCCCCCCTTATTCCTGCTTCCCTCCATTCCCTTTAACctttcctcctcccatgtgagaatcGTTCATGGGAGACGTCCACGTCTGGAGATTTTTAGAGGTGAGTTACTAGACACTAGATACTTTTTTGCATAGTTCTCTTTGAGTCTCCTATCACGTTTGATTGTCAGCAGAACCTAGCTTCCTATCTAGGTTTAATCTCTTAATATCCAGCAGGTCTTTCGGTCTGTAAGACCACccccgcctcctaaggtgtaagtctcctaagaaagtagcttgaggtaagtactctgtgttggaacaaatcacaaaatttaagtaattagtatttttcctaacagtacttaactCGAACTACATTCGGGTTATTGCCCGCCaatccttccccgagtgtcttaaaGGAGTTCGATACCATAATTATCAAAAAGCTTACTGGTGACAGAGACCTAGCTCCAAGCCCTCGCACGCTGACCCGTGGCGCCTACGGGCGAGTATCCATCTGCCACAGAGGGACCCACAATAGAAAATGGAGATAggagaaactacacaaaattctggtcggttgggaggagaatcccagttactcctaaggaagtagttcgaggtaagtactgttaggaaaagtacaaattacttaaaatttgtgatatttgagTTTTTTCTTAAGCTGGATAATTCCACTTCTAATAAATATTTGAGTTTCATAAAGATTATTTAGAGAGCAAAtgacatttgttcctacacaaatacaaaccattgttctttacaaTAGGAGAATGATAGTGGTGAAGCTGGAATATGGTAGTTGAAACTTTTGATGAGGTGTAAACAACCGGCTCCCCCCCACCCCCTTGTAACATTCATCTCTGCTGGAAGCTTTGGCAGTTCTTGCTTAGGATAATAATCtgatattttctttcaaaatttgtttttcttttcttcttgcgTGTGTGTAAGTTTGTTCCTACTCATGTGGATGTGCTGCTGAAGACCTGTAGCACCTTTATGCTTAATGTTGAGGTGGATGTAGTGAGTGGCCGTCCTCCCAGTGGGTGTTGTTTGGTAGGAGGAAGAAGGCCTAAAGGGATTCTTTGCCTTTGGACTCTTCCGGGGCAACCTCCTCTGGAGAGCGTTCAGGTAAGAGATGGTCTGCTAACCTTGGGCAGGCCTAAAAGCAGGGTAAGTCCATCATTTCATCTAGTGGAAGGTCAGCATCTCCTCCAGCTATGTCCAGGCAGGCATTAGAACGAATTGCCCACTGGCTCTTGCGTTGGGCCAGCCTTCCTACTTTCTTCTCTTCCCTTTCGGAGCTCTGATTCCCTGCAGTTGTGTCTTTCC encodes the following:
- the LOC137657750 gene encoding death-associated protein 1-like, which encodes MSSNEEVEIKGGHPPALKVGGVRIAQKTKLEDGVPAKPRKNSENGEDEFKSPLKAPVMIQTQVMGKPERDFPVAAVKHTHEKPVPTHETRSGHVTKPAVIQQPRK